A genomic segment from Aegilops tauschii subsp. strangulata cultivar AL8/78 chromosome 1, Aet v6.0, whole genome shotgun sequence encodes:
- the LOC109759750 gene encoding uncharacterized protein codes for MAAVPRHLGPDRRVEQVEDATNAAAAEELGGDDEEILRFMDSADGYLLLMDSLSAALRQGWLDLASARHSMGASRVSSVLFDHKEQSAATRLQVDYSADLRPSESKPHFALSKWCLQEESNSSDVVSAQDSTKPKLRYRGSEATSDGSNESDATTAKSSTGVDICSQVQTARSKALSMFGALVSPKLRTTQVSFESALEQIVELANSRSTMLSSFSQIKRRS; via the exons ATGGCGGCGGTGCCGCGGCACTTGGGACCCGATCGTCGAGTGGAACAAGTGGAAGATGCCACcaatgcggcggcggcggaagaaCTTGGGGGAGACGACGAGGAGATCCTGCGGTTCATGGACTCGGCGGATGGCTACCTCCTCCTCATGGATTCGCTTTCCGCCGCTCTTCGCCAG GGTTGGCTTGATCTGGCAAGTGCTCGTCACTCGATGGGCGCATCACGTGTTTCGAGTGTGCTGTTCGATCATAAGGAGCAATCTGCAGCCACTAGGCTGCAAGTGGATTATTCTGCAGATTTGCGACCATCAG AATCAAAGCCTCATTTTGCTCTGTCAAAGTGGTGCTTGCAAGAAGAATCAAACTCCAGTGATGTTGTCAGTGCACAAGATAGTACTAAACCAAAACTAAGGTACCGAGGATCAGAAGCTACCTCAG ATGGTAGCAATGAATCAGATGCAACTACTGCAAAATCTTCTACGGGCGTTGACATTTGCAGCCAG GTTCAAACTGCAAGATCAAAAGCATTATCAATGTTCGGCGCATTGGTGTCTCCAAAACTACGAACAACCCAAGTTTCCTTTGAATCAG CACTTGAACAAATTGTGGAGCTAGCGAATTCAAGATCAACCATGCTCTCTAGCTTCTCACAGATAAAGCGCAGATCATGA
- the LOC141034361 gene encoding protein FAR1-RELATED SEQUENCE 5-like: MAKTFRSLDEVYTFYNKHARERGFSIRKDSLKRSKDRARTVRLRRYLCSAGRKRQAKFCTMEGRTRRLRPESRFFCKAHLTVKLDKKLNLWYVSSFSDDHSHILARPDEVRFLQSHNQIKAFEIAEILAMAGAGIRKHIIFDNMVSRYGSYAKSPFQRTKLYNMCYREKMKLLAQGDADIAIGIMLTKKDRDPDFFFEHTVDAEGRLQNLFWCDSQSRRDYLDYGDVVVFDSTYKMNKYGMPFIPFVGLNNHRCTTVFACAIVSDETEATYVWLLNTFLKANCQKRPKSVITDGDAAMIRAIRKRSESLNSSLHLHLDYGMTIIDMIVHYENCIVRLRENEAYDDYTASQTVPVTVTECQTIESYAAKAFTHANFYMLQQDMKKVQELEQLGLKTEFR; this comes from the exons ATGGCAAAGACATTCAGGTCATTAGATGAGGTGTACACGTTCTACAACAAGCACGCGAGAGAACGTGGGTTCAGCATCAGGAAGGACTCGCTAAAACGTTCAAAGGATCGCGCAAGGACTGTGCGCTTGAGGAGGTATCTCTGTTCCGCCGGAAGAAAACGACAGGCCAAGTTCTGTACCATGGAAGGCCGGACCCGCAGGCTTAGACCGGAGAGTCGATTCTTCTGCAAAGCCCATTTGACAGTTAAGCTTGATAAAAAGCTTAATCTTTGGTATGTCAGCAGTTTCTCCGATGATCACAGCCACATTCTTGCACGACCGGacgaagtccgtttcctccaatcTCATAATCAGATCAAAGCATTTGAGATAGCAGAGATCTTAGCTATGGCAGGAGCTGGGATAAGAAAACATATTATTTTTGACAACATGGTTAGCAGGTATGGGTCGTATGCAAAGTCACCGTTTCAGAGGACAAAGCTGTATAACATGTGCTATAGGGAGAAGATGAAATTGCTTGCACAAGGTGATGCTGATATTGCCATAGGAATCATGTTGACCAAAAAGGACAGAGATCCAGATTTCTTCTTTGAGCACACAGTTGACGCTGAAGGCAGGCTCCAAAACCTGTTCTGGTGTGATTCGCAGTCACGCCGTGATTATCTTGACTACGGTGATGTTGTCGTCTTCGACAGCACATACAAGATGAACAAGTATGGAATGCCGTTCATCCCTTTTGTGGGTCTGAATAACCACCGTTGCACTACGGTATTCGCCTGCGCCATTGTTTCAGACGAGACTGAGGCTACATATGTTTGGTTGCTTAACACGTTCTTGAAAGCTAACTGTCAGAAGAGGCCCAAATCTGTAATTACCGATGGAGATGCAGCGATGATAAGGGCTATCAGGAAG AGGAGTGAGAGTCTGAACTCCAGCCTGCACCTTCATCTTGACTATGGTATGACGATCATTGACATGATTGTACACTACGAGAATTGTATTGTTCGCCTCCGTGAGAATGAAGCTTATGATGACTACACGGCCTCACAAACTGTCCCAGTAACAGTGACTGAGTGTCAGACCATTGAGTCGTATGCTGCCAAAGCATTCACGCATGCAAACTTTTATATGTTGCAACAAGATATGAAGAAGGTACAGGAGCTTGAG CAACTGGGCTTGAAGACAGAA TTTCGTTGA